The genomic segment tttcggacagGTACAGTCGATCTTACAATATGGTATTTGTTTCTGGGGATCAGCAAGAGGAGatctagatatatttagaatgcaaaagcgtattattcgttgtttattgggcctgacctacagaacttcctgtagaccttacttcagcaaactaaaaatactcacccttccctccttatacttttcttccttggtgttattcgtgaaaaaacacaatcatttgtttgttgagaatagggcaatgtacgctgaggatgtgactatgattacacgacatagaagcgatctccgcattccattgcataattcagcttacTGTGAAAGGggttctcattatatggccatcagggcttatagaaggctacctgctgatattagaagcattgaatctacagtccaaattaaaaaagatatttaccactggttgcagattaaatgttttcataattttacttttagataataattgtaacttatgttagatatttagaatatttattttgaattttgttattttgtttatataaggcTATTGCCTCTATAAATTCTAGATAAGCAAAATTAATGTATTCTATgggagctagatcctcctttgtatgacATTGCTTTCTTTGTCGTCCTGTATACGATTTtattggcaaataaaggatattattattattattattattattattattattattattattattattattattattattattattattattattattattattattattattattattattattattatttaataattataattaattaattaattatttaatattatttaataataattatttacagccagttaaggctcgcactccctctaagggggggggggggaggatcatttacttatcccagatacctgcgatatcaaaaggattaacctctgtggtctgtgggggccttttcggtgtccttaagtgacctgaaatgtagagttatctccTAGAAATTTCCGGGTAGTACTgcagtagtactgccttttgcatgcGCTTATATAGATCTTCGCCAGTTCCTaattgtttaaggtattccagtagactcttcggtattacacccgttgtcgatataacaattgggatggtctgaacattatccattctccattgccttccgatttgaatttctagatctctgtatttggcgattttctcagtgtgtttctcttgcagattattgttgttcggtatggctacgtcaattagagttgttttcctggaaattttatctattaaaataagatctggtctattatgccttacatgttgatcggtaagtacactgcggtcccaatataacttatatcggtcattttccactacgggttctggagtatatttataatacggaaccttctctgttgtaataagttccaacttcattgccaactcttgatgtaaaattttcccaactgagtcgtgccgttctttgtattctgtcgctgcaaaggcctgacatcctcctattatgtgctggattgtctctgatgtttggcatccataccggcatttgtcgttttgtacggacggatctctgacgatgtgcttgagataatttcttgttggtataacctgatcttggatggcgagtagaaagccctcgctttctggaaacatcttgcctgataccaaccaatagttcgatgaagcagtgtcgacatgattttggctgatctcattaggatgccgcccatgaaggggcttctccatccagatgcggagtttttcctggtccgtatgatggtagctgcacgcttcctcgctcttaagttgtagaggagtggaatcgtctatttgatttattgcgcgatgcagcgtggaattttctccttgcctgtaaaaataggatcttaagttagtgatttgtttttcaagttgtttacccagatctattaatcctcttcctccaaggtggcggggaagcattgttctttcagtggcacttcgagggtggtggttgtgcgttttagtaagtagggtcctcacttttctttgtagcctttctatgtctgttctactccaattaattaccccaaaagaataactaagagctgaacatgcgtaggagttaagtgccttaaacatatttttgctgttgagattggttctcaaaacttgtcttacccttttcacaaactcgttagtcagttcgcatttcattgtttgttgttcaatcgtttgtgattgtttcatccccaagtatttgtaaatttcgtgttcgcccatggcctcgatggtctggacattctgcatctgatattctcctggctgaattttttctcggattatattgagagtacggcatttatctagtccaaattgcatgccgatgtcattggagaactcttctactatatgcagcatttggtttagttggttcctagttgcagccattatttttaaatcatccatatacagtaagtgatttaactttgcaatctcggtgttattatctcggatgctaaacccatagttggtagagttaagacggttcgaaagaggattcatagcaaggcagaaccataatgggctcagtgagtccccttggaagattcctgttcgaattggaatgttgtttgtacttactgtgcttttaccctgtacttcgagctggatcgttgttctccaacttgtcatagcgctctctagaaaagacaaagtattaccatcaactttatacacttttaatatgtttataagccattcgtgtggtactgagtcgaaggctttcttatagtcgacgtaggcagtaaaaatatttctcttgttgtgatatgcctggttgttgatgacagagtcgataataagttgttctttacagcccatagaccctttagcgcatcctttttgttgtgcggatatgatgttgtttttctcacagtgttgataaatgcgctgtgttaaacatgaagtgataattttatacaaagtaggtaggcacgttaccggtcggtacttagacggatcttgtgtgttgttctggtctttaggcagtagataggttattccttgcgttaggaacgctggcatttcctgtgggttaagaataacgtggttaattaattctgagagtttaggatgcacactccgtagtttctttagccgaaagttatgaactccatctgggccaggtgatttccaattatgcagtttttggataatctggttgacttcctcgatagtgaatggtcgatgttccatctggttatatttattactattttgtttctcttcagtaacccagcttgcgttgatattgcatgttgtttgagttgcaagttgtttggcccaaaaatcttgaatttgttctttcgtggggtattgcttatctggttgatctgattttgaatttagctctctataaaattgtttttcggccttttcaaaacgaagattgtcacgttttcggttattactggtcttgtatcttcgtaggcgccctgaaaataaggaaagtttctgttttagagtatccaggcattgttgagctgtattattttctggtttatgccgagtgtggatgttgtttctctgcaaaatttcatcaactttctgTTTTAGTCTATTTGTTCGTGTACCCCTCAGATATTCTGTTAGTTGGCCGATATCTTTTCGAAACCTCTGAATTTTTCGTTGAAGTCTGGTCTCCCATGGCGGTATCGGGAGCTCGGTTCTTGCAGAGTCATTGTGGATCCTTATCTTCATGGTTTTAGCAACGGTAGTTGCTGCGCTATAAACTAAAAGGTGAAGAGAttgcatgttattaatatttaaaagataaggtggaagaattttggtgtttaaaagttccataatttgacctagtttttttgaagagtttacttTTGGAAGTTTGGGTCTTATCAGTGGGTTGGTTCCCTCAAATTCTAGCATCGCACGTGCCATTTCTGCAGATAGTTCGTGATATAGCTCAGAATTGTCCTCTTGGGTGTTTTCGGTAGTGTTAAGTTCCTGTGTgttatttaatacgttttctATTACAGGTTGTTCCTCAGCTGGTTCATTGTTAGCGGGGTCTTGTTCGTTATTAGTTTGCGcttgtatttcttttttaatggtATTGAGTCTTGTCTCTGGAATTAGGTGATTACGCATTATTACCCGATACTGGTCTGCTACTCTCTGTTCGGTAACTTGGAGATGTGGATAGATTTTCCTAAATTCGGCATGTAAAGGTTGTCTGTAGCCGATCATTTCTCGTCCCAGGTTGGTCACTTTATAAAAGCTGCGCATGACGGTTTCATTCATCGCAGATGTCCATTTCATGCGCTGTCTTTGTAGTCCCGCCTGGGTGAGCGCTGGCTGAATTTCCTGCGCAGCACCTTCAGCGAGGGGGGCTCGTGATGGTGTTGGGCCCTCCTGGTCGTTTTGTTGTTGAAGAGGAGGAGGTGTAGTTTCTTGAATGACAGGTTGCCGCCTCCTTAACTCCCTGCCACCGACGGTCCGCATACTGTCATGTCTAGCGCCGGCTCCAGACATGCCCTGGCGATCCCCAGGCAGCGACCTTTCTCCGAGGCATCTTCCGCTTCGTGTCTCCATTTCCATGGGTGTACCACCATTTAACCCTGGTGGTCCAGGTTgttcttttagtcgccttttacgacaggcagaacGTACCAGGaggctattctaccccggccccCCACGgggattattattatattattattattattattattattattattattattattattattattattattattattattattattattattattattattattattattattattattattattattattattattattattattattattattattattattattactgggGCAAAATTGCTTCCTTGGAGGCCACCACTCAGTGTGGGATAATAATCTGACTTAAAGCCATTGAATTCAACAAACTGGGAACTATCTCTCACATAGGAGAAAAAGAGTTTTACAAGACCATAATGGaaatctataaatataattttttttaataataaaactatggTCGAACCTATCGAAGGCCTTTGAAAAATCTGAATATAGAACATCCAATTGTCTCCTATGTCCCACAGCTTTGtatactttttttagaaaacacgTGAGATTCGTGAcggtcgaccttctagtgaagAAATCAtgttgttttaaagaaatatgattGTTTAGTTGATGAAAAAGCTGTTACAGATACAACTTTCAAAGCCTTCGAGAAATTGGACTGTATGGAGACaagtctataatttttaatattgtgtaTTGCACCGATCTTATGTATTGGCGTAATTTTAGAAATCTttcaaaaatctggaaaattggAAGTTATATATAATCTTACTTATAGCAagattaaatatgataaaattacaatacttgatctaactaatataaaagagtacatattaaatatactaGTCATACTTATAAATAATGCATTCAGCATAGGCGAATTTCCTCCTGACctcaaaatatctaaagtatGTCCAATTCATAAATCTGGTCCTAAAACCCAATTAAATAACTACAGGCCTATATCTATAACAagtgtcttttcaaaaattatcgaAACAGTGATTAAGAGGCGGATGATgtcatttatagaaaaatatatctcaTACGATTTATACCAATATGGGTTTCTTAAAAACAGCAGCACTTTAAGTGCTACTATAGATCTCCTTAACTATGTGTCAGCTAATTTAGATCAAGGCAAAATTGTCATAGCAGTTTTTGTCGATTTAAGAAAGGCATTTGACGTAGTTAATCATGACATATTATTAAACAAGCTGGAAGAAATGGGTTTTCGGGGATCTGCACTGTCCTTGATTGGGTCATACTTACTTAATAGAAGACAATATGtacatgtaaataataaagaaagtaaTATCTTAACATTTAACTGTGGTGTCCCTCAGgggtcagtgttgggaccaTTACTGTACTCACTGTATGTTCTGAGTTTACGGGTAGCAGGGTTAGACGCCCAATATTATacatttgctgacgatactgtATTATTGTATTCGGATAATGATTGTGATAGATTGGTTAATAGGGTAAATGATGATCTAACTAAATATAGTCAATGGTTACtacaaaataatcttaaaataaatttggacaaaaccaaataaatccTATTTAAACAGACAAATAAGACAATAAATCAAGTTAGAATATGTCTAAATGGTGCGActttagaaaatgtaaataatataaaatatttgggacttACACTGGATGAGAATCTTAATTGGAACGCTCATATTGACTACTTAAAAAGTAAGATAATTCCCTTTACAGGagcattttataaatgtaaGCACTTCTTAAGTAACgcagctaaatataaaatatataatgcttACTTTCTTTCAAACTTGCGGTACCTAATTCCAGTGTGGGGAACCTGTTGTAAGTacaattttcaaagagttgaAATTTTACAGAGTAAAGTActcaagattttatttaatcttgatTATTTTATGCATGCGGGGGacatatttgaaatattgaaaatccacTCAATTAGTCACATACTTAAAATAGAAcaagcaaaattaatatttaaaataattaataagctacaaaaatcaaattacacTATTGTTTATTCTAGTGAAATACATGCACATAATCTAAGAAACAACAATATTCGACTAAGTAGTGCTAGAACAAACATTGCCCTTAGAAACCCAATCAACGCAGCGACACAAACCTATAATGATCtgtcttatgaaataaaacaagaagtttcttattataaatttattagaatggTTAAGCAATCCTTACACTAATAACAAAGTTACTAATATGTAATTCTATGGCCACATTGTTACAataacatatttcttttaaatgtaacttcgGTACCAATGCTAATATAAGCATTGCTTTGAAGTGTATTCATATATTGGACTTGtgtgtttattaagtttatgaaataggcaatattataaatatgtattaagaaaaaaatgtaaaaaaaatcaattttgtaacCAGATAATTGCTTTAATATATGAAGTGTTTTCAAAAAAGTAAGGGAGCTGTCAGCTGTGAAACATTGTGCACAATCTTGAATAATAAAAGATCAACTAAGATAAATGACTCAACTTTAAGAACAGCCTGTATACAACTCCAATAATAAGGTTCTTATGTGTCCGCTATTACACAATTAGTCTTACAGTATTTCTACAAACGCACAGCCGTAATAACATTACGAATAGCAATCAACACATATTCCAAGTAACACAGCAACGGTTGCGCATTTTAAATGAACCGACCAACCAGAAATCGGTTCTGCTTTCTTTATCCATGTTCGCGTGAAAGGCGCTTAAGAAAAGCGTTTGAAACGTCACTTACGTCATTCTTATATAACGGTCATAACCCCACTTTCTTTGCAATGTGTCACCCTCAGCTGTGAGCTGTCTGAGAAATTTGGTAAAATCAGTAGCTAGAATGTATGGAGAGCATTGGTCGGGCTTTCCTGCAGTGTGACTGCAGTGATTCTCCTCGAAAATGCAGCGTTCCAAAGACTTGCCAAAGATCCCTCCTCACTATTTCCACGAACTACCTCAGGAGGACGAAGAAAGACTAGAAAAGCTATTCATAAAACTTGACAAAAACCGTAATGGAAGGATTGATATTCAAGACCTGTCTGCAGCCCTACACGAGCATGGGGTAAATCAAAACTATGCAAAgggttttttaagaaataggaTAAATAAGAGTGGTGAACTGTCACttgctgattttatttattatgtgagAGAGCACGAAAAGAATTTGAGGTTGCACTTTGCCAGCTTAGACAAGAATCGAGATGGAAGGATTGATTTGGAGGAACTTATCAAGGCTTTTCATGAGCTGGGCATTCCCCTGGAACGTCAAGAGGCCACCAATTTACTACTTAGAATGGATCAAGATGGGAGTTTGAACATAAGTTACGATGAGTGGAGAGATTTTTTGCTTTTGGCTCCGAGCAGTAACATCCAAGACTTAATAACTTACTGGAGACATTCTACATATTTGGACATTGGTGAGGATATGAATGTCCCAGATGATTTCACTCCAAATGAAATGCAAACTGGAATGTGGTGGAGACATCTGTTAGCTGGTGGAGTTGCCGGTGCTGTTTCAAGAACCTGTACAGCTCCATTAGATAgactaaaagtatttttacaaGTGCAACCTTCTAAGCAGAAAATATCACACTGTTTAAGTAATATGGTAAAGGAGGGAGGAATAAGGGGATTATGGAgaggtaaatttatttattgatatataGAACTGtacatttcaactttttttattaatttattaatggaaTCCATTTACAACAAGGTAGTTGTAAcagtatagtttatttagaaaataaatatgttaaacaTATTACATATAACAGAAATGCTAATAAGGAGTAAAGAAACTAATGCAGTGAGGATTAAGTCTAcataatatttcttaattgaGTTTTAAAACTGGAAAACAATATGTATCTGTCTTGGAAACCTATTACCACTTCAAAACAACCATGTAAATGATTTAACAAAAGTCTTTGACTGCCTTTTTTTAGACACTTTGAGGTTGAAAGCAGACAACTATAGATGCATTTatcattttatgtaaaaaactcaaatttattaaactttcaCCATTTCTTTTTGCCATTTATGTAGCAGATATCTATAACTGCTTataattctgtaaaattaaaCAGTTTACAGAGGTTTCTTAACTTATAATCTGTAAATACTGTAAATAGgtaaaatataatcaaatttaaagaaagGCTTAACtcaaatattaaacaaatattagcTTATGCTAGAAATCACAATTTTGACATTAATACCTTAAAGTCACAAATTCTTATaattgaaaaagataaaaaattaggaatagaaattaaagaattattatgtATCTCTATGAATAACAATGAAATTCCAATAtttcagaaaacaaaaaagcttatttttattacctttagCCTacctaaatatttatgaaaacaaaaatattttttgtgcaaCACTTTGGTATTGTCATGTTATTCATGGCAATTCATTGTCTTGGGTCCCAAACAAATCtatagaaaaaaatgcaaaacatcTGCATGAGATTTTCATACAATATTTCTTTTATGAATAGCATAATACCAATCTTAACCAACAGTGTGTGTATAATTCTATATACATATGTGATCCCGCCTGGAGAAACCAAACTAAGCATCATTAGAAAAGTTATACTGGATGGCCATGAAAAGGTCACATAATTGCTTGAATTTTTTGTACACGCACAAGAATTCAATTCAAATCTTTATTAATCCAAAAGAACAATAACCGATAATAGGTGTAGGATGtatcaaaagaaagaaaattaaattaagattataaactaaattaaaattagcataacactaattttaaatacaatacaattaAAAAGGCACACACACATATGACACAATGGCAATTGAGGAACTAAGTATAATATCAATGTGGGTATTTATGggtttaagtaaaatttaaataaaaagtagtgTTATGTTTTCTATCAGCTCAGACTCTGGAAAGTTGTATCATTTAGGAATTCATCAAATGACATAATAGCATTAATTAaagagttaattttaaaaatattttcaattttttgctttCAAGTGCTCTTATCTCAATaggtattttattgaaaatttttataagattaTATTGAACATTTTTCTGAATAAAACTAAAGttacattttgcattttttaaattgtatttatgcCTTGTTTTATGTTCcctatttgtttttaagaagaGGTCTGGATTATCTTTAACAAACAATGCTGCTTCCAAAATGTAAGTGCCTGGGAGtgttaagatttaaattttttcctgcaAGTCTCCATTTTCAATACAGTTCACTACGGCCACATATGTTTCTGATTCAGCATTTCTGAAGAACAAAGATCCTACCTGCCTCCGAGCTGTCACCCCAGAATATGACTCCATATTTTAGACAAGAGTGTACATAGGCATGGTATGctatttttgatgtttcttCACTTACATgcatggaaattatttttaatgcataacAGTAAGAGGCTATTTTGTTTGCAAGAGAGCCAATGTGATGTGTCCAGTCCAAGCTATGGTCTAACCTGATCCCCAGAAAAGTTACATAATCCAGAGTT from the Anthonomus grandis grandis chromosome 10, icAntGran1.3, whole genome shotgun sequence genome contains:
- the LOC126741147 gene encoding calcium-binding mitochondrial carrier protein SCaMC-2, translated to MQRSKDLPKIPPHYFHELPQEDEERLEKLFIKLDKNRNGRIDIQDLSAALHEHGVNQNYAKGFLRNRINKSGELSLADFIYYVREHEKNLRLHFASLDKNRDGRIDLEELIKAFHELGIPLERQEATNLLLRMDQDGSLNISYDEWRDFLLLAPSSNIQDLITYWRHSTYLDIGEDMNVPDDFTPNEMQTGMWWRHLLAGGVAGAVSRTCTAPLDRLKVFLQVQPSKQKISHCLSNMVKEGGIRGLWRGNGMNVLKIAPETAIKFAAYEQVKRLIKGDSKEALTIYERFFAGAAAGGVSQTIIYPLEVLKTRLALRKTGQYSSIADAAYKIYIGEGLRAFYRGYIPNILGIIPYAGIDLAVYETLKKKYLKTHSTTEQPGFWMLLACGSASSTLGQMCSYPLALVRTRLQAQVIHASINPSTATMSGVIKTILEKEGIVGLYRGITPNFIKAIPAVSISYVTYEYSSRLLGIHMT